TCAGATAAATATCTTTTGTATCTTCACCGATGAAGTACGCATTATATTTTCCATAAGTTTCCTGTGCATTGATGGCGTCAAGCGGACGGTTTTCGTCATCCGTGTGGCTGCCAAGTCCCCAGTCATGACTGGTCGCATCTAAAGAAGCTACGTTTTCAATCTGCGTATTCTGCAGCACCTGTCCGGTCGTGCCTGTGCCTGTTTCCGTAGATGTCTGGTCTTCCGTACTTGGAACATCTTCTACCGATTCTGTAGCATCTGTTCCGTCTTTTCCATAGGACTCATACGTTTTTAATACAGCATCCCCGATTGCTTTCGCGTAACTGTCAAGGTTTGCATCAAACAACTGGTTATCCGTCGGGCTGTTCATAAAACCAAGTTCAACGATACATGCCGGCATGTTTGTGTGCAGATTTACATAATAATCTTTGCTCTCGCTCTTTTGTGTTCCTTTCTTTACGCCGCGGTTTCTTGAAACTCCTGCAGCATCCAGATTGTCCATGATATTCTGGGCAAGTGACTGTGCCTTGTCATCTGCATCACTGCGGATCCATGTCTCTACGCCATTTCCCTCACCGGTATTTCGGTGCAGCGACACAAAATAATCGGCATTATTCTGGTTTGCAAAGGTTGTCCGCTCCTCTAACGACAAAAATGTATCATCCGAACGTGTCATGATAACCTGCACATTTTCCTTGTCAGTAAGATATGCTGCCACTGCCTGTGTTATTTTTAAATTGTCATTTTTTTCATAACGAAGCCTGTAATCAGATCCATTATCTTTTCCGCCATGCCCGGCATCTAAACATACGATCAGTTTATTCTCGTCTATCTCATCCTGCTTCTCCTGCTCGTCATTAACCGCCACGATCTTCCCTTCGATCTGTGAAAGGTCAATGCCTGCCGGAACCAGCTTGTGCAGCAAACTCCCCATCCCTTTAAATAACGCAAGAACGATCAGAAGCTGCAGCGAACAATATACTATGCATACCAGGTTTCTCAGTCGTTTTTTTCTTCGCTTCTCTGCATTCAAATCCGTTCACTCTCTATCTTTTTTTTCTTTTTCATTCATTTATATAA
The Roseburia rectibacter DNA segment above includes these coding regions:
- a CDS encoding N-acetylmuramoyl-L-alanine amidase, whose product is MNAEKRRKKRLRNLVCIVYCSLQLLIVLALFKGMGSLLHKLVPAGIDLSQIEGKIVAVNDEQEKQDEIDENKLIVCLDAGHGGKDNGSDYRLRYEKNDNLKITQAVAAYLTDKENVQVIMTRSDDTFLSLEERTTFANQNNADYFVSLHRNTGEGNGVETWIRSDADDKAQSLAQNIMDNLDAAGVSRNRGVKKGTQKSESKDYYVNLHTNMPACIVELGFMNSPTDNQLFDANLDSYAKAIGDAVLKTYESYGKDGTDATESVEDVPSTEDQTSTETGTGTTGQVLQNTQIENVASLDATSHDWGLGSHTDDENRPLDAINAQETYGKYNAYFIGEDTKDIYLTFDEGYEYGQTESILNTLKEKGVSATFFVTEPYAKDNPDLVRRMIDEGHVLGNHSVTHPSAGMPSLTLDKQENEVTENHAYIKENFGYDMYLFRYPTGRFSEQSLALLNNCNYKSIFWSFAYLDYDVNNQPDHVSSLQKMKDKLHPGAIYLLHAESETNAAVLGDFIDAVRAAGYGFKNF